The Nocardioides pantholopis genome window below encodes:
- a CDS encoding DUF350 domain-containing protein, whose translation MNDLLNALLHAIVYALVSGLILIVAYYVLDLVTPGHLGSHLHGTDDSGKASVHLQSRSAALVAAAWMVSNALVLFTAIWTNGATDLGWALAWTVSFGILGVALNAAMLFAIDAVTPGNLRQIVCEPGPVRPLAYLASATALSVAAIVCASIA comes from the coding sequence GTGAACGACCTGCTCAACGCCCTGCTGCACGCCATCGTCTACGCGCTGGTCTCCGGCCTCATCCTCATCGTCGCCTACTACGTCCTGGACCTGGTGACCCCCGGCCACCTCGGCAGCCACCTGCACGGCACCGACGACTCCGGCAAGGCATCGGTCCACCTCCAGTCGCGCTCCGCCGCCCTGGTCGCCGCAGCCTGGATGGTCTCCAACGCGCTGGTGCTCTTCACCGCCATCTGGACCAACGGCGCCACCGACCTCGGCTGGGCGCTGGCCTGGACGGTCTCCTTCGGGATCCTCGGCGTGGCGCTCAACGCCGCCATGCTCTTCGCCATCGACGCGGTCACGCCCGGGAACCTGCGCCAGATCGTGTGCGAGCCCGGCCCGGTCCGCCCGCTGGCCTACCTCGCCTCCGCGACCGCGCTCTCGGTCGCGGCCATCGTCTGCGCCAGCATCGCCTGA
- a CDS encoding glutathionylspermidine synthase family protein — protein sequence MWRHRIKPRPDWERIVTEQGLVFPVTELPDGTKRPYWNESAWYEFTGDEVNTLEAATEELWAMCLDAAGHMAATMTDQRLGLPAGTMEVVQRSIGRQDPSLYSRFDLVYGADGTIKMLEINGDTPTGLVEAGVVQWRWLEDRLPELDQWNSVHERLVAGWQRLRTSGATTGNELHFFYDLGEGESYDDGEMEMTAHYLMDTAVQAGFATMAHPMAEVGWNPDAREFRDVNDYPVRNAFKLYAWEEMLGEAFGRHLVEQREARPVNWFEPAWKAMLSTKALLPVLWERNPGHPLLLPAYFDSPGDLENWVAKPLHGREGDNIRIHLADALEDLVMPGAYGTEGFVYQAYTELPVFDGNHVVLGSWVIDNEAAGMLVRESDGPVTDYYGRVCPHVISDALSPDDAQRLAWLAERVGPNAPSVR from the coding sequence ATGTGGCGCCACCGGATCAAGCCGCGTCCTGACTGGGAGCGGATCGTCACCGAGCAGGGGCTCGTCTTCCCCGTCACCGAGCTGCCCGACGGGACCAAGCGGCCGTACTGGAACGAGTCGGCCTGGTATGAGTTCACCGGCGACGAGGTCAACACGCTGGAGGCCGCCACCGAGGAGCTGTGGGCGATGTGCCTCGACGCGGCCGGCCACATGGCGGCCACGATGACCGACCAGCGCCTGGGCCTCCCGGCGGGCACGATGGAGGTCGTTCAGCGGTCCATCGGCCGCCAGGACCCCTCGCTCTACTCCCGCTTCGACCTCGTCTACGGCGCCGACGGGACGATCAAGATGCTCGAGATCAACGGCGACACCCCGACCGGGCTCGTCGAGGCCGGCGTCGTCCAGTGGCGCTGGCTCGAGGACCGGCTGCCCGAGCTCGACCAGTGGAACAGCGTCCACGAGCGGCTCGTCGCCGGCTGGCAACGGCTGCGCACCTCCGGGGCCACCACCGGCAACGAGCTGCACTTCTTCTACGACCTCGGCGAGGGCGAGAGCTACGACGACGGCGAGATGGAGATGACCGCGCACTACCTGATGGACACCGCGGTCCAGGCGGGGTTCGCCACGATGGCGCACCCGATGGCCGAGGTCGGCTGGAACCCCGACGCCCGCGAGTTCCGCGACGTCAACGACTACCCCGTCCGCAACGCCTTCAAGCTCTACGCCTGGGAGGAGATGCTCGGCGAGGCCTTCGGACGGCACCTCGTCGAGCAGCGCGAGGCGCGCCCGGTGAACTGGTTCGAGCCGGCCTGGAAGGCGATGCTCTCCACCAAGGCGCTGCTGCCGGTGCTGTGGGAGCGCAACCCCGGCCACCCGCTGCTGCTGCCGGCGTACTTCGACTCCCCCGGCGACCTGGAGAACTGGGTCGCCAAGCCGCTGCACGGCCGCGAGGGCGACAACATCCGCATCCACCTCGCCGACGCCCTCGAGGACCTGGTCATGCCCGGGGCGTACGGCACCGAGGGGTTCGTCTACCAGGCCTACACCGAGCTGCCGGTCTTCGACGGCAACCACGTCGTGCTGGGCTCGTGGGTCATCGACAACGAGGCCGCCGGGATGCTGGTGCGCGAGTCCGACGGACCCGTGACCGACTACTACGGCCGGGTCTGCCCGCACGTCATCTCCGACGCGCTCTCGCCCGACGACGCGCAGCGGCTGGCGTGGCTGGCCGAGCGGGTCGGCCCGAACGCGCCGTCGGTCCGGTAG
- a CDS encoding dihydrofolate reductase family protein, giving the protein MREVVLYTLLSLDGVAEEPGNWMFEADDGVFENLAGVIATQDDVLLGRGTYDYWAGYWPTAQVQPFADFINGTTKHVFTSSRPDRPWSTSVVADAPLVPYVERLRHGAGRDIGVHGSIGLAQDLLAADLVDRLELVVVPTVAGSGRRLFTDTADLRRLHLVKTARSSTGCVLLGYGRR; this is encoded by the coding sequence GTGCGCGAGGTCGTGCTCTACACGCTGTTGTCCCTGGACGGCGTCGCCGAGGAGCCCGGGAACTGGATGTTCGAGGCGGACGACGGGGTCTTCGAGAACCTCGCCGGCGTGATCGCCACCCAGGACGACGTCCTGCTCGGTCGCGGGACCTACGACTACTGGGCCGGCTACTGGCCCACCGCCCAGGTCCAGCCGTTCGCCGACTTCATCAACGGCACGACCAAGCACGTCTTCACCTCCAGTCGGCCGGACCGGCCCTGGTCCACAAGCGTGGTGGCGGACGCCCCGCTCGTCCCGTACGTGGAGCGGCTCAGGCACGGTGCGGGACGTGACATCGGCGTCCACGGCAGCATCGGGCTCGCCCAGGACCTCCTCGCGGCCGACCTCGTCGACCGGCTCGAGCTGGTCGTCGTGCCCACGGTCGCCGGCTCGGGGCGGCGGCTGTTCACGGACACCGCCGACCTGCGTCGCCTCCACCTGGTCAAGACGGCGCGCTCCAGCACCGGCTGCGTCCTCCTCGGCTACGGACGCCGCTGA
- a CDS encoding FAD-dependent oxidoreductase: MEHIDPVLLLATTDPVSREVMGAELRRRYGGDYEVVVCADYAHARAILEGLRRWGRPVALVIGYYGPDDRDGLDFLRRAYALSPSAKRAVAVTWGDFASAAPVFAAIAQGHAELSLVRPERRRDEEFHGAVTDALDDWHLAQGLGFEAVRLIGEARDERTHSLRDAFGRNHIPVGFHPTGTSSAQRMLEALDLHDPELPVVVLAFTTPPTTLVNPTDLEIADAFGLMAPLAPDRIFDVVIVGAGPSGLAAAVYASSEGLSTLVIEEQAVGGQAGTSSLIRNYPGFSRGVSGAHLAYRSFQQAWAFGTEYSFMRVVEGLDADGALHRVRMSDGSVVRARSVIVATGVDYRRLGVPELEDLLGRGVFYGAAVSEAPSMTGQQVCVVGGGNSAGQAALHLARYARHVTLLVRGPSLAASMSEYLIGQLKATRNLTIRYHRGVVGGRAAGGCLEAVTVADTRPTGPGPGAPPTVTEDIEASGLFVLIGSTPRTAWLPEAVQRDASGFVRTDTGRPDGGRSLPLETSVPGVFAIGDVRAGSIKRVATAVGDGATVISVLHDYLADDGVPVTLGASGDAAVD, translated from the coding sequence ATGGAGCACATCGACCCGGTCCTGCTGCTGGCCACCACCGACCCGGTGTCGCGCGAGGTGATGGGCGCCGAGCTGCGCCGCCGGTACGGCGGCGACTACGAGGTCGTCGTGTGCGCCGACTACGCGCACGCTCGCGCGATCCTCGAGGGACTGCGCCGGTGGGGACGACCCGTCGCCCTCGTGATCGGCTACTACGGCCCCGACGACCGGGACGGCCTGGACTTCCTGCGCCGCGCGTACGCCCTGAGCCCCTCGGCCAAACGGGCGGTGGCGGTCACCTGGGGCGACTTCGCCAGCGCCGCGCCGGTCTTCGCCGCGATCGCCCAGGGCCACGCGGAGCTCTCGCTGGTGCGGCCCGAACGGCGCCGCGACGAGGAGTTCCACGGTGCCGTCACAGACGCCCTCGACGACTGGCACCTCGCGCAGGGGCTCGGCTTCGAGGCGGTCCGGCTCATCGGCGAGGCGCGCGACGAGCGCACCCACTCGCTGCGCGACGCGTTCGGGCGCAACCACATCCCGGTCGGGTTCCACCCGACCGGCACCAGCTCCGCCCAGCGGATGCTCGAGGCGCTCGACCTCCACGACCCGGAGCTGCCCGTGGTCGTCCTGGCCTTCACCACCCCGCCGACGACACTGGTCAACCCGACCGACCTCGAGATCGCCGACGCCTTCGGGCTGATGGCGCCGCTCGCGCCCGACCGGATCTTCGACGTGGTCATCGTCGGCGCCGGCCCCTCCGGCCTCGCGGCGGCGGTGTACGCGTCCTCGGAGGGCCTCTCGACCCTGGTGATCGAGGAGCAGGCCGTCGGCGGGCAGGCGGGGACCAGCTCGCTGATCCGCAACTATCCGGGCTTCTCCCGCGGGGTGAGCGGGGCGCACCTGGCGTACCGGTCCTTCCAGCAGGCCTGGGCGTTCGGCACCGAGTACTCGTTCATGCGCGTGGTCGAGGGCCTGGACGCCGACGGGGCGCTGCACCGGGTGCGGATGTCGGACGGCAGCGTCGTCCGGGCCCGCAGCGTGATCGTGGCGACCGGGGTCGACTACCGCCGGCTCGGCGTCCCCGAGCTGGAGGACCTGCTCGGGCGCGGGGTCTTCTACGGCGCCGCGGTCTCCGAGGCGCCGTCGATGACCGGCCAGCAGGTGTGCGTGGTGGGCGGCGGCAACTCCGCGGGGCAGGCCGCCCTCCACCTGGCCCGCTACGCCCGGCACGTGACGCTGCTGGTGCGGGGCCCCAGCTTGGCCGCCAGCATGTCGGAGTACCTGATCGGCCAGCTCAAGGCGACGCGCAACCTCACGATCCGCTACCACCGGGGAGTCGTGGGGGGACGCGCGGCCGGCGGCTGCCTGGAGGCGGTCACGGTCGCCGACACCCGACCGACCGGCCCGGGGCCGGGGGCCCCGCCCACGGTCACCGAGGACATCGAGGCGTCGGGCCTCTTCGTGCTCATCGGGTCGACGCCGCGCACGGCGTGGCTGCCCGAGGCGGTGCAGCGTGACGCGTCCGGGTTCGTGCGCACCGACACGGGTCGGCCGGACGGCGGTCGCAGCCTGCCGCTGGAGACCAGCGTGCCCGGCGTCTTCGCGATCGGCGACGTGCGGGCCGGCTCGATCAAGCGGGTCGCGACCGCCGTCGGCGACGGGGCGACCGTGATCTCGGTGCTGCACGACTACCTGGCCGACGACGGGGTCCCGGTCACCCTGGGGGCGAGCGGTGACGCCGCCGTCGACTGA
- a CDS encoding LysE/ArgO family amino acid transporter — MLSTLAAGFLTGGSLIVAIGAQNAYVLRQGLLRHHVGAVVLVCAASDAVLIVAGVAGIGVVVERAGWVIDVVRWLGVAFLLWYAAASLRRALAPESLDAGAVGAARAEPARTVVGRAVALTWLNPHVYLDTVLLIGSIAATHGSAGSGLLDGRWQFAVGAVLASMAWFSGLGFGARLLAPLLARPRSWQVLELLIAATMLLVAAKLALG, encoded by the coding sequence GTGCTCTCGACCCTCGCCGCCGGCTTCCTGACCGGCGGCTCGCTCATCGTCGCCATCGGCGCCCAGAACGCCTATGTGCTCCGTCAGGGGCTGCTGCGCCACCACGTCGGGGCGGTGGTGCTCGTGTGCGCGGCCTCTGACGCCGTGCTCATCGTGGCCGGCGTCGCCGGGATCGGGGTGGTCGTCGAGCGCGCGGGGTGGGTCATCGACGTGGTGCGGTGGCTCGGGGTGGCGTTCCTGCTCTGGTACGCCGCAGCGTCGCTGCGCCGCGCCCTGGCGCCGGAGTCGCTGGACGCCGGAGCCGTCGGGGCGGCACGCGCCGAGCCGGCGCGCACGGTGGTGGGCCGGGCGGTCGCCCTGACCTGGCTCAACCCGCACGTGTACCTCGACACCGTCCTGCTCATCGGATCCATCGCGGCGACGCACGGGAGCGCCGGGAGCGGGCTGCTGGACGGGCGCTGGCAGTTCGCGGTCGGGGCCGTGCTCGCGAGCATGGCCTGGTTCAGCGGACTCGGCTTCGGAGCCCGGCTCCTGGCTCCGCTGCTCGCCCGGCCTCGGTCCTGGCAGGTCCTCGAGCTGCTGATCGCGGCGACGATGCTCCTGGTGGCCGCGAAGCTGGCGCTCGGGTAG
- a CDS encoding ArgP/LysG family DNA-binding transcriptional regulator: MRFDPVQLDTVLTIAEEGSFEAAARRLHVTPSAVSQRVRGLEQSAGQVVLRRTAPVEVTEAGAPLVRLARQMRLLAAEAGAALGDADVVDLAVAVNADSLATWFRPVLAAVAERAGTAVRLHVEDEAFSHDLLRRGEVLAAVTREPRPVQGCSVEPLGALRYIPAAAPRLLDRHRRGRGVDWSTIPLVVFNEKDQLQDQVLAAHRVGRPPVVHRVPSTADFLEAVRSGLGWGLLPEPQFASAAGAGDLARLPGTSALDVALHWQRWRLATPALDDLSDAVRRAATGSLRAHRRA, from the coding sequence GTGCGCTTCGACCCGGTCCAGCTCGACACCGTCCTGACCATCGCCGAGGAGGGTTCCTTCGAGGCCGCGGCCCGGCGCCTGCACGTGACCCCGAGCGCGGTGAGCCAGCGGGTGCGCGGTCTCGAGCAGTCCGCGGGCCAGGTGGTGCTGCGGCGCACCGCTCCCGTGGAGGTCACCGAGGCCGGGGCGCCGCTGGTCCGGCTGGCCCGCCAGATGCGGCTGCTCGCCGCCGAGGCCGGCGCCGCCCTGGGGGACGCCGACGTGGTCGACCTGGCTGTCGCGGTGAACGCGGACTCGCTGGCCACCTGGTTCCGCCCGGTCCTGGCGGCCGTCGCCGAACGGGCCGGGACGGCAGTGCGCCTGCACGTCGAGGACGAGGCGTTCTCCCACGACCTGCTCCGCCGGGGCGAGGTGCTGGCGGCGGTCACCCGGGAGCCGCGACCGGTGCAGGGTTGCTCGGTGGAGCCGCTCGGCGCGCTGCGGTACATCCCGGCGGCGGCGCCGCGCCTCCTGGACCGGCACCGCCGGGGCCGCGGCGTCGACTGGTCCACGATCCCGCTGGTGGTGTTCAACGAGAAGGACCAGCTGCAGGACCAGGTGCTCGCCGCGCACCGCGTGGGTCGTCCTCCCGTCGTGCACCGGGTCCCCAGCACTGCGGACTTCCTGGAGGCCGTCCGCAGCGGCCTGGGGTGGGGCCTGCTCCCCGAGCCGCAGTTCGCCTCGGCCGCGGGCGCCGGGGACCTGGCCCGGCTCCCCGGGACCAGCGCCCTCGACGTCGCCCTGCACTGGCAGCGCTGGCGGCTGGCGACGCCCGCGCTCGACGACCTCAGCGACGCCGTACGCCGGGCCGCGACCGGCTCCCTGCGGGCCCACCGCCGCGCCTGA